A genomic region of Rhipicephalus sanguineus isolate Rsan-2018 chromosome 1, BIME_Rsan_1.4, whole genome shotgun sequence contains the following coding sequences:
- the LOC125757541 gene encoding tropomyosin-like — translation MEAVARSCGKVAPGADDEGGDDACADEVGVEARAGSCGGPAPRDDQRRGATHRPPAKVQRPGTQATRISQLERDLGCLTDEHDGLKHAHEVYKSNATTMIDEKNHHISDLQDKVRTLEKQVAKNLDEPQQHFFEVKTSWCDKINTLEAQVFNLNRKVAADSLECSRMERLLADAQQRLKNQQQQRAKFEEQLLERDTELANVRRSHEEELQRQRAHQDYQLDELRMQASDLRTQLYQAQEDCDREFSRAHALTAELNKKEAECKENQERIQGLEAGQNTMLAKVSELEKQLRVVSHTLKENETEQKTTKEELAKLKQVLVVAEMKNGRLKAGLEARQQQAVKQSKLAEEGTQLQESVERVIAKAEQLEEATANASKCIRVSDLACKVAVLEDHSCVEREYGKRSGTDISEDREVSAGGTGLKPSMWLSRPHGFRSRQRSTTTWRSGRHPYGNGPDGYNGKS, via the exons atggaggctgtggcgcgctcgtgcggcAAGGTGGCACCTGGGGCCGACGACGAAGGCGGCGACGAtgcgtgcgctgacgaggtcggcgtcgaggctCGTGCGGGCTCGTGCGGCGGGCCGGCACCGCGGGACGACCAGCGACGCGGTGCGACGCATCGTCCGCCAGCGAAGGTGCAGCGTCCAGGAACG CAGGCTACCCGAATCAGCCAGCTGGAGCGTGACTTGGGATGCTTGACTGATGAACATGATGGTCTCAAGCACGCGCACGAAGTCTACAAATCCAATGCAACCACCATGATTGACGAGAAGAATCACCACATTTCTGACCTACAGGACAAGGTTCGTACTCTGGAGAAACAGGTCGCAAAGAATCTGGACGAGCCACAGCAACATTTCTTCGAGGTAAAGACATCCTGGTGTGACAAAATCAACACCCTTGAAGCTCAGGTCTTCAACCTGAACCGAAAGGTGGCCGCGGACTCACTGGAGTGCAGTCGCATGGAGAggctgcttgcagatgctcagcagcGCCTCAAgaatcagcagcagcagcgtgcCAAGTTCGAGGAGCAGTTGCTGGAGAGGGACACTGAACTGGCAAACGTGCGGCGTAGCCACGAAGAAGAGCTCCAGCGACAGCGTGCACACCAGGACTATCAGCTGGACGAGCTGCGGATGCAGGCGTCTGACCTCCGTACGCAGCTTTACCAGGCCCAGGAGGACTGCGACCGAGAATTCAGTCGAGCGCATGCACTAACTGCGGAACTCAACAAAAAGGAAGCCGAGTGCAAGGAGAACCAGGAGCGGATCCAAGGGCTCGAGGCCGGCCAGAATACTATGTTGGCAAAAGTCTCCGAACTGGAGAAGCAGCTCCGTGTTGTGTCGCACACCCTCAAGGAGAACGAGACTGAACAAAAGACCACGAAggaagagcttgcgaagctcAAACAGGTGCTGGTCGTGGCCGAGATGAAGAACGGGCGACTGAAGGCGGGGCTTGAGGCAAGGCAGCAGCAAGCGGTCAAACAATCCAAACTGGCAGAAGAGGGGACGCAGCTGCAGGAATCCGTGGAGAGGGTGATAGCAAAGGCGGAGCAGTTGGAGGAAGCTACGGCCAACGCGAGCAAATGCATCAGGGTGTCTGACCTGGCGTGCAAGGTGGCTGTCCTCGAGGACCACAGCTGCGTCGAGAGAGAGTACGGAAAGCGATCAGGTACCGACATCAGCGAGGACAGAGAAGTGAGCGCCGGAGGCACTGGCCTCAAGCCTTCTATGTGGTTGTCGCGACCCCATGGCTTCCGAAGTCGCCAACGTTCGACTACtacctggaggagtggccgccacccgTACGGTAATGGTCCGGACGGCTACAACGGCAAAAGCTGA